The Burkholderia cepacia genomic interval GTACTACCAGGTCAAGGAACTGGAGGACGCGAAATGATCAAGCCGAGCAAACCGCTGTCGACGGGCGTCCTCGCCTTCGGCTTCCTGTTCCTGTACATCCCGATCATCAGCCTGGTGGTGTACTCGTTCAACGAGTCGAAGCTGGTGACGGTGTGGTCGGGCTTCTCGCTGAAGTGGTACAGCGCGCTGCTGGAGGACGACGAGCTGCTGACCGCCGCGTGGCTGTCGCTGAAGATCGGCCTCCTGACGGCCACCGCGTCGGTCGTGATCGGCACGTGGGCGGGTTTCGTGCTTGCGCGCTTCGGCCGCTTCAAGGGCTTCACGCTGTACACGGGGATGATCAACGCGCCGCTGGTGATACCGGAGGTGATCCAGGGGATCTCGCTGCTGTTGCTGTTCGTTGCGCTGGAGCAGATGTTCGGCTGGCCGAAGGGGCGCGGGATGGTGACGATCTGGATCGGCCACGTGATGCTGTGCGTGTCGTACGTGGCGATCATCGTGCAGTCGCGCGTGAAGGAGATGAACAAGTCGCTGGAGGAGGCGGCGCTCGACCTGGGCGCGACGCCGCTGAAGGTGTTCTTCGTGGTGACGCTGCCGCTGATCTCGCAGGCGCTGCTGTCGGGGTGGCTGCTGTCGTTCACGCTGTCGATCGACGACCTGGTGCTGTCGGCGTTCCTGTCGGGGCCGGGGTCGACGACGCTGCCGCTGGTGGTGTTCTCGCGGGTGC includes:
- a CDS encoding ABC transporter permease subunit, with translation MIKPSKPLSTGVLAFGFLFLYIPIISLVVYSFNESKLVTVWSGFSLKWYSALLEDDELLTAAWLSLKIGLLTATASVVIGTWAGFVLARFGRFKGFTLYTGMINAPLVIPEVIQGISLLLLFVALEQMFGWPKGRGMVTIWIGHVMLCVSYVAIIVQSRVKEMNKSLEEAALDLGATPLKVFFVVTLPLISQALLSGWLLSFTLSIDDLVLSAFLSGPGSTTLPLVVFSRVRLGLNPEMNALATLFITAVTIGVIVVNRMMIARERRRVADLRLAFS